One region of Vibrio sp. FE10 genomic DNA includes:
- a CDS encoding CLCA_X family protein has translation MKLTHFKYKTRKGPDYRHGDQVSFMDIKQTFGMGSIRVGAWVTKEEKDLAANLIFDSLADLAYILALPPEAIGLRGTLGLAFGSGGRKGVQAHYAPNQRELALAKNAGAGALAHEFWHAFDHYIAEKAFEIGDTSGPRRHILFASDCWLHNRKVRPHPLNESLMSLFDATLLSDNNLDKHDYVARSVIADKATSARYFSLPTEMMARAFESAIESCSEIENSYLVDGTTKPDMYPLYPDLEHREEIYNAMQGYFAPLGRSLSK, from the coding sequence TTGAAGTTAACTCACTTTAAATACAAGACTCGCAAAGGCCCAGACTATCGCCATGGTGATCAGGTGTCTTTCATGGACATCAAGCAGACCTTTGGTATGGGCAGCATTCGCGTGGGCGCTTGGGTGACGAAAGAAGAGAAGGATCTGGCTGCGAATCTGATATTCGACTCGCTAGCAGACCTAGCTTACATCTTGGCTCTGCCGCCAGAAGCCATTGGCCTGCGTGGCACATTAGGCTTAGCCTTTGGCAGTGGCGGCAGAAAAGGCGTACAAGCACATTACGCCCCGAACCAAAGAGAATTAGCGCTCGCTAAGAACGCCGGCGCAGGTGCACTCGCCCACGAGTTTTGGCATGCGTTTGACCACTACATAGCTGAAAAGGCTTTTGAAATTGGTGACACCTCAGGCCCTCGAAGACACATCTTGTTCGCCAGTGACTGTTGGTTACACAATAGAAAGGTAAGGCCTCATCCATTAAACGAGAGTTTGATGTCTCTGTTCGATGCCACATTGCTCAGCGACAACAACCTGGATAAGCACGACTACGTTGCACGCAGTGTTATTGCCGACAAGGCAACGTCTGCCCGTTACTTCTCACTACCTACAGAAATGATGGCTCGCGCCTTTGAGTCTGCAATTGAATCCTGCTCAGAGATCGAAAATTCTTACTTAGTCGATGGCACGACCAAACCGGATATGTACCCTTTGTATCCCGACCTTGAGCACAGAGAAGAAATCTACAATGCGATGCAAGGCTATTTTGCACCGTTAGGCCGCTCTTTGAGCAAGTAG
- a CDS encoding DUF4144 domain-containing protein: MISWPSLVKLDGDDELIYVASENDFQAECSDMILGEDDYLIDSEGDSYALQSSSNQLSLAKRANQYSVESVTKLIRNHEFQKAEVCLMKIHFLTIEEAIQSLAFEPR, encoded by the coding sequence ATGATCAGTTGGCCATCTTTAGTAAAACTCGACGGTGATGATGAACTTATTTACGTCGCATCCGAGAACGATTTTCAAGCAGAATGCTCAGACATGATCTTAGGCGAAGATGATTATCTAATTGATTCTGAAGGTGACAGCTACGCACTTCAATCGAGCTCAAATCAACTGTCGCTAGCGAAGCGAGCAAACCAGTATTCGGTTGAAAGCGTGACTAAACTTATTCGAAATCACGAGTTCCAGAAGGCAGAAGTGTGCCTGATGAAGATTCACTTCTTAACGATTGAAGAAGCGATTCAATCCTTGGCTTTTGAGCCACGTTAA
- a CDS encoding anaerobic C4-dicarboxylate transporter, whose amino-acid sequence MLYFEFLFLLVVLYIGSRYGGIGLGVVSGIGLVIEVFVFKMPPTSPPVTVMLIILAVVTCASILEAAGGLKYMLQVAERVLRKNPKRVTLIAPFVTYSMTFLLGTGHAVYSIMPIIGDVALKNGIRPERPMAAASVASQLAITASPISAAVVYYLAQLSDIQHSITLLSILMVTVPATLFGTLLLSLYSLKRGKELNDDPDYQARLKDPEWKKRIESTTATSLDEVLPTSARNAVLIFLLSIVVIVIVAMVPEIRTIVDGGKPIKMSVIIQMMMLCFGGIILLATKTDPRDVPNGVVFKSGMVAAIAIFGIAWMSDTYFQYAMPQFKSGIVEMVTNYPWTFALALFIVSVVVNSQAATARMMLPVGLGLGLDPALLIGLMPAVYGYFFIPNYPSDIATVNFDVSGTTKIGKWYFNHSFMSVGLIGVVGACCLGYALAQIFIA is encoded by the coding sequence ATGTTGTATTTTGAGTTTCTATTTTTATTGGTCGTGCTTTATATCGGGTCTCGGTATGGCGGTATCGGCTTAGGTGTTGTTTCTGGGATTGGTTTGGTTATCGAGGTGTTTGTCTTCAAGATGCCACCAACGTCTCCACCTGTCACCGTAATGCTGATCATCCTCGCTGTTGTTACCTGTGCTTCGATCCTCGAAGCGGCTGGTGGCTTGAAATACATGCTTCAAGTCGCGGAAAGGGTGTTGAGAAAGAACCCGAAACGCGTCACCTTGATAGCACCGTTCGTGACTTATTCGATGACTTTCCTATTGGGTACTGGCCATGCGGTTTACTCAATTATGCCTATCATCGGTGATGTGGCATTGAAGAACGGTATTCGTCCTGAGCGCCCAATGGCGGCAGCATCGGTGGCGTCTCAATTGGCGATTACTGCATCGCCAATCTCGGCAGCAGTGGTGTACTACCTCGCGCAGCTTTCAGATATTCAACACTCTATTACTCTGCTTTCTATTCTGATGGTGACGGTTCCTGCAACGTTGTTCGGCACACTTTTGCTTTCTCTGTATAGCTTGAAACGTGGTAAAGAACTGAACGACGATCCTGATTACCAAGCGCGTCTAAAAGATCCTGAGTGGAAAAAGCGCATTGAAAGCACAACGGCAACCTCTTTGGATGAAGTACTGCCAACTTCGGCTCGTAATGCGGTATTGATTTTCCTATTGTCAATTGTGGTGATCGTTATCGTGGCGATGGTGCCAGAGATCAGAACTATCGTAGACGGCGGCAAACCAATCAAGATGTCGGTGATCATCCAAATGATGATGCTCTGTTTCGGCGGTATCATCTTGTTGGCAACCAAAACTGACCCACGTGATGTACCAAATGGCGTGGTATTTAAATCCGGTATGGTGGCGGCGATTGCTATTTTCGGTATCGCATGGATGTCAGATACTTACTTCCAATACGCAATGCCTCAGTTCAAATCTGGCATCGTGGAAATGGTAACCAACTACCCATGGACGTTTGCACTAGCGCTATTCATCGTATCGGTTGTGGTGAACTCTCAGGCTGCGACTGCACGTATGATGCTACCTGTTGGTCTTGGCTTAGGACTAGACCCAGCCTTGTTGATCGGCTTAATGCCAGCAGTTTACGGCTACTTCTTCATCCCGAACTACCCATCAGATATTGCAACGGTTAACTTCGATGTGTCAGGCACCACTAAGATTGGTAAATGGTACTTCAACCACTCATTCATGTCGGTCGGTTTAATCGGTGTAGTCGGCGCATGTTGTTTAGGTTACGCACTGGCTCAGATTTTTATCGCTTAA
- a CDS encoding HAD family hydrolase, translating into MNFQAAIFDMDGLLLDTERLCMQVFEEACHAQGVPFLQDVYLGIIGCNAKTIEQIFRNGYGENLDYPALNNEWRTRYSAIVKHQAIPVKDGVIELLEWLKSNDIPIAVATSTQLDIAKKKLELAGLDSYFTSLSTGCEVTHGKPHPEIYLLAAERLGVAPETCLAFEDSNNGIRASMAANMISFQIPDLVEPCEEVKALGHTISPSLHHVLAQLQQAAA; encoded by the coding sequence ATGAATTTTCAAGCTGCTATTTTTGATATGGATGGACTGCTGCTCGACACCGAGCGACTTTGTATGCAGGTTTTTGAAGAAGCATGTCACGCACAAGGTGTTCCGTTTTTGCAGGATGTTTACCTAGGCATTATTGGCTGTAACGCAAAAACCATCGAACAGATCTTTAGAAATGGCTACGGTGAAAACCTAGACTACCCAGCACTGAACAATGAATGGCGCACCCGCTACAGTGCGATAGTTAAGCACCAAGCTATCCCAGTTAAAGATGGCGTGATTGAGCTTCTTGAATGGCTAAAATCAAACGACATTCCAATCGCGGTAGCGACCTCAACTCAGCTTGATATCGCGAAGAAGAAACTTGAGCTCGCAGGCCTAGATTCTTACTTCACCTCATTAAGCACAGGCTGCGAAGTGACTCACGGCAAACCTCACCCAGAGATCTACTTACTAGCGGCAGAACGCCTAGGTGTTGCGCCTGAAACTTGTCTCGCGTTTGAAGATTCAAACAACGGTATTCGCGCATCTATGGCTGCGAATATGATCAGCTTCCAGATCCCTGATTTAGTAGAGCCATGCGAAGAAGTGAAAGCGCTTGGACACACCATCAGCCCTTCTCTGCATCATGTGTTAGCACAACTTCAACAAGCTGCAGCTTAA
- a CDS encoding HD domain-containing protein, producing the protein MKEKFEDQLLDFAKQEMTQDAAHDISHIKRVVKTAKTLCAQEQAKLEVVLPAAYLHDCFTFPKNHPDRAQSSQMAADKAISFLKSVDYPASYLDEIHHAIVTHSYSANITPETLEAQVVQDADRLDSLGAIGIARCLYVGQSFNAELYNHEDPFAEHRDLDDKHYSVDHFYVKLFKLAETMNTESAKFEANKRTDYMRGFLEQLGSEV; encoded by the coding sequence GTGAAGGAAAAGTTTGAAGACCAACTGCTTGATTTTGCAAAACAAGAAATGACACAAGATGCTGCGCACGACATCAGCCACATCAAGCGTGTAGTCAAAACCGCCAAGACTTTGTGTGCTCAAGAACAGGCTAAGCTTGAAGTCGTTTTACCTGCCGCTTACCTTCATGATTGTTTCACCTTTCCTAAGAACCATCCAGACAGAGCCCAAAGCTCGCAAATGGCAGCAGACAAGGCGATCTCTTTCCTCAAATCTGTCGACTATCCCGCGTCCTATCTTGATGAGATCCATCATGCCATTGTCACGCACAGCTACAGCGCTAACATCACTCCTGAAACCTTAGAAGCGCAGGTTGTGCAAGATGCGGATCGACTAGATTCTCTCGGTGCGATTGGTATTGCTCGCTGCCTGTACGTAGGTCAGAGCTTTAACGCTGAACTCTATAACCACGAAGATCCATTCGCTGAACATCGTGACTTGGATGACAAGCATTACAGCGTCGACCACTTCTACGTGAAGCTGTTTAAACTCGCTGAAACCATGAATACAGAATCCGCCAAGTTTGAAGCCAACAAGCGCACCGACTACATGCGTGGTTTTCTTGAGCAGTTGGGCTCGGAAGTTTAG
- a CDS encoding GNAT family N-acetyltransferase, with protein sequence MEINRFKASDAEEIVTWFTSLEDYVLWGGRTFGWPLEAASIIERSQEPHVELYTFSTPCTNSNANDLLGFMEFQHMSDNELRFCRVAIHPNQRGKGLGQSMIESALEAAKQIPDVTTISLAVFQQNIGAKRCYDKAGFEVVDKEPSVKEFNGKTWPLYQMELKLG encoded by the coding sequence ATGGAAATAAACCGCTTTAAAGCATCCGACGCCGAAGAGATAGTCACTTGGTTTACATCCCTAGAAGACTACGTACTGTGGGGCGGGCGAACATTTGGTTGGCCGTTAGAAGCAGCCTCCATCATCGAGAGATCTCAAGAGCCACATGTCGAGCTTTACACATTCTCCACGCCTTGCACTAATTCAAATGCCAATGACTTGCTCGGTTTTATGGAGTTTCAACATATGTCAGACAACGAACTTCGTTTCTGCCGAGTCGCGATTCACCCAAACCAACGAGGCAAAGGGCTTGGGCAATCCATGATAGAGAGTGCATTAGAAGCAGCGAAACAAATACCAGATGTCACCACCATCAGCTTGGCGGTCTTTCAACAGAATATCGGCGCAAAACGTTGCTACGACAAAGCGGGCTTTGAGGTGGTAGACAAAGAGCCGAGCGTCAAAGAATTCAATGGCAAAACCTGGCCCTTGTATCAGATGGAATTAAAGCTCGGTTAG
- a CDS encoding DNA-3-methyladenine glycosylase I, which yields MTQEKFDTIYQRAAHRKGGAAELEKIVRAPLSQAELSQITDDRWLAAFTEKVFQCGISWNVVRKKWPQFEEVFFEFNIEKMLMLPNEMWEQKAQDPRIIRHLTKVMTIPANATMIHNAKREADSFSQMIAEWPSERITELWDYLKKHGKRLGGNTGAYTLRQMGKDTFILSSDVEAHLRSTDVVDSGRNTKRAQLAAGKAFNEWQQQSGRSLSEISQIVAYSCGDNRV from the coding sequence ATGACCCAAGAAAAATTCGACACCATTTATCAACGTGCCGCTCACCGTAAAGGCGGCGCAGCAGAGCTCGAAAAGATTGTTCGTGCGCCTCTTTCACAAGCTGAGCTATCACAAATCACAGACGACCGTTGGTTAGCAGCCTTTACTGAAAAGGTATTCCAATGTGGTATTTCGTGGAATGTGGTGAGAAAGAAGTGGCCGCAATTTGAAGAAGTGTTCTTTGAATTCAATATCGAAAAAATGCTGATGCTGCCGAATGAAATGTGGGAACAGAAAGCACAAGACCCGCGTATTATTCGCCACCTCACCAAAGTGATGACCATCCCTGCCAATGCCACCATGATTCATAATGCTAAGCGTGAGGCGGATTCATTCTCGCAAATGATTGCCGAGTGGCCATCAGAGCGCATTACAGAACTTTGGGATTACCTGAAGAAACACGGTAAGCGACTAGGCGGTAATACTGGCGCTTACACCTTACGCCAAATGGGCAAAGACACCTTTATCCTATCTTCTGACGTTGAAGCGCATTTGCGCAGTACCGATGTAGTCGATAGCGGTCGTAACACCAAGCGAGCACAACTGGCAGCGGGTAAAGCCTTCAACGAATGGCAACAACAATCAGGCCGTAGCTTGAGCGAAATAAGCCAGATTGTTGCGTACAGTTGCGGTGATAATCGCGTCTAG
- a CDS encoding GntR family transcriptional regulator, which translates to MTALKNSVSKGVKTKVTGQTQDDVVYCHIFDAILEQRLPPATKLSEEALAEIFSVSRTIIRRALLRLSLEQVVVIRPNRGAMIAAPTVDEAKQIFKAREVMEIAITELAVKNATKAQIEECRKLVAKENCAFDQGDYGSGLRLSGEFHIKLAEMAENAPLLAFQRSLVSQTSLLIAQYETGNHSNCSLDEHSGLLDAIESGNEQQAVELMHEHLSHIRSKLNLDSSTASSDLHVVFSDLLKSKS; encoded by the coding sequence ATGACAGCTCTCAAAAATTCTGTCTCCAAAGGTGTAAAAACGAAAGTAACAGGCCAGACTCAAGACGATGTTGTTTACTGCCATATCTTCGACGCGATATTAGAACAAAGGCTGCCACCAGCCACCAAATTAAGCGAAGAAGCGCTAGCAGAAATATTTAGCGTTAGCCGCACCATCATCCGTCGTGCCTTGCTGCGTCTTTCTTTAGAACAAGTTGTGGTGATCCGTCCAAACCGAGGCGCAATGATTGCAGCCCCGACAGTGGATGAAGCTAAGCAAATATTTAAAGCACGTGAAGTGATGGAAATTGCTATCACTGAGCTAGCCGTTAAAAACGCAACTAAAGCTCAAATCGAAGAGTGCAGAAAATTAGTCGCGAAAGAGAACTGCGCTTTTGACCAAGGTGATTACGGCTCTGGCCTACGTTTGTCTGGTGAGTTCCACATCAAACTGGCTGAAATGGCAGAGAACGCACCACTGCTCGCTTTCCAACGCAGTTTAGTATCGCAAACCTCACTGCTGATCGCTCAATACGAAACCGGTAACCACTCGAACTGTTCTTTAGACGAGCACTCAGGCTTACTTGATGCGATTGAGTCTGGCAACGAACAACAAGCGGTAGAATTGATGCACGAGCACCTAAGCCACATTCGCTCTAAGCTCAACCTAGACAGCAGCACTGCATCGAGCGACCTGCATGTCGTTTTCTCTGATCTGCTTAAGAGCAAGTCATAG
- the xdhA gene encoding xanthine dehydrogenase small subunit has product MITFLLNQEIRREDNLSPNMTVLNYLRTKVNKTGTKEGCGSGDCGACTVVLGEVVDGQLQYRSVNSCLTFVSALHGKQLITVEDLQNRDRSLHPVQKAVVDFHGSQCGYCTPGFIMSMFALGKNKPDASKEDVMESLAGNLCRCTGYRPIVDAAMSLSTDQPLIDQFAELERNTIKKLEGIQDTEANLRLGHLTAFSPKSTDELAKLFQAHPNAKLVAGGTDLALEVTQFHREIETLISVNLVEDMKVCQETDTDLIIGANLPISDSYALLKKHYPDFGELLHRFASLQVRNQGTIGGNVANASPIGDTPPLLIALDAKIKLRCGDESRTMPIEDYFISYKVTAQKESEFIEQIIIPKPTNDSFRAYKVSKRLDDDISAVCGAFDIQIEDGKVSYARIAFGGMAATPKRATRCENTLLGKPWTDANIKLAMQELYNDFEPLSDFRASQEYRSLSAANMLRRYFIERQNKNNQIETRVTSYV; this is encoded by the coding sequence TTGATTACTTTTTTGCTCAATCAGGAAATAAGACGTGAAGATAATCTGTCGCCAAATATGACAGTGCTCAACTACCTTCGTACCAAGGTTAACAAGACAGGTACAAAAGAAGGTTGTGGGTCGGGTGACTGTGGTGCATGTACGGTAGTTCTCGGTGAAGTGGTTGATGGACAGCTACAATATCGCTCGGTGAACTCTTGCCTGACTTTCGTTTCAGCGCTGCATGGCAAGCAACTGATCACAGTAGAAGATCTACAAAACCGAGATCGCTCTTTGCACCCCGTGCAGAAAGCGGTGGTGGATTTTCACGGTTCACAGTGTGGTTATTGCACGCCGGGCTTCATCATGTCGATGTTTGCCCTAGGCAAGAACAAACCCGATGCGAGCAAAGAAGACGTCATGGAATCACTGGCAGGTAACCTATGTCGCTGTACTGGCTACCGACCAATTGTTGATGCTGCGATGTCACTTTCAACAGACCAACCTTTGATCGACCAATTCGCTGAGCTTGAACGCAACACCATCAAGAAGCTAGAAGGTATTCAAGACACCGAAGCCAATTTACGCCTTGGTCACCTCACCGCTTTTTCCCCGAAAAGCACTGATGAGCTGGCCAAGCTTTTTCAAGCACATCCGAACGCTAAGCTGGTTGCTGGCGGCACGGATTTAGCACTGGAAGTGACGCAATTCCATCGCGAGATTGAAACACTGATCAGCGTAAACCTTGTTGAAGATATGAAGGTATGCCAAGAGACCGACACCGACTTAATCATTGGTGCCAACCTACCTATCAGCGATTCTTACGCACTACTGAAAAAACACTACCCAGATTTTGGTGAGCTGCTACACCGCTTTGCGTCACTGCAAGTGCGTAACCAAGGCACCATTGGCGGTAATGTGGCAAATGCCTCGCCTATCGGTGATACCCCTCCTCTGCTGATTGCTCTCGACGCGAAGATCAAACTTCGCTGCGGAGACGAGTCTCGCACTATGCCGATTGAAGATTACTTCATCAGCTACAAAGTGACGGCGCAGAAAGAGAGTGAATTCATCGAACAGATCATCATTCCTAAGCCAACCAATGACAGCTTCCGAGCTTACAAAGTGTCGAAACGTTTAGACGACGACATCTCTGCGGTGTGTGGTGCGTTTGATATTCAAATTGAAGATGGCAAGGTTTCTTACGCTCGTATCGCTTTCGGCGGTATGGCAGCAACGCCTAAGCGTGCAACTCGTTGTGAAAATACGTTATTAGGCAAACCGTGGACAGACGCTAATATTAAGTTAGCGATGCAGGAACTGTATAACGACTTTGAGCCGCTATCTGATTTCCGTGCAAGCCAAGAATACCGTTCATTGTCGGCGGCCAACATGCTGCGTCGCTACTTCATTGAACGACAGAACAAAAACAACCAAATCGAAACAAGGGTAACGTCTTATGTCTAA
- the xdhB gene encoding xanthine dehydrogenase molybdopterin binding subunit, translated as MSKSHEHAMTHEEMVTIAKQDLKTGVGKSVKHDSAAKQVTGEAVYIDDRLEFPNQLHVYARLSTQAHANITKIDLSPCYEFEGVAIAIQAKDVPGELDIGAILPGDPLLADGKVEYYGQPVIAVAANDLETARKAAHAAIIEYEELPAILDVKEALEKEHFVTESHTQQRGDSKAALAKAKHVISGDLEIGGQEHFYLETQISSVMPTEDGGMIVYTSTQNPTEVQKLVAEVIGVPMHKVVIDMRRMGGGFGGKETQAASPACMAAVIAHLTGRPTKMRLLRNEDMQQTGKRHPFYNQYTIGFDDNGVIQGADITVAGNCGYSPDLSSSIVDRAMFHSDNAYYLGDATVVGHRCKTNTASNTAYRGFGGPQGMMTIEHIMDEIARYLKKDPLEVRKANYYGEEGRNVTHYYQTVEDNFLPEITEQLERSSDYHARRKDIAEFNKQSPILKKGLAITPVKFGISFTATFLNQAGALIHIYTDGSIHLNHGGTEMGQGLNIKVAQIVAQEFQVDVERIQITATNTDKVPNTSPTAASSGADLNGKAAQNAAITIKQRLIDFASSHFKVWPEEVVFKNGIVQIRDEIMTFNSFVELAWFNQVSLSSTGFYRTPKIYYDHEKARGRPFYYYAYGASCSEVIIDTLTGENKILRVDILHDVGASLNPAIDIGQVEGGFVQGVGWLTTEELVWNQQGRLMTNGPASYKIPAIADMPIDFRTHLLENRSNPEDTVFNSKAVGEPPFMLGMSVWSALKDAISYVAVDGAIPKLNTPATPERILMAIQEVTETAPTSVDAQSETA; from the coding sequence ATGTCTAAATCACACGAGCATGCGATGACCCACGAAGAGATGGTTACCATTGCAAAACAAGACCTAAAAACTGGCGTAGGTAAAAGCGTTAAACACGACAGTGCAGCCAAGCAAGTAACGGGCGAAGCGGTATACATTGACGACCGCCTTGAGTTCCCAAATCAGCTGCATGTATACGCACGCCTGAGCACGCAAGCACACGCCAACATCACCAAGATAGATTTATCACCATGTTACGAATTCGAAGGCGTGGCGATTGCCATTCAAGCGAAAGATGTACCAGGTGAGCTAGATATCGGCGCCATCCTACCGGGTGACCCACTGCTTGCAGACGGCAAAGTAGAATACTACGGCCAACCTGTGATTGCCGTGGCAGCCAACGATTTAGAAACTGCACGCAAAGCCGCACATGCAGCCATTATTGAATACGAAGAGCTACCCGCCATTCTTGATGTAAAAGAAGCGCTAGAGAAAGAGCACTTCGTAACAGAAAGTCACACTCAACAACGTGGCGACTCGAAAGCTGCACTGGCAAAAGCAAAACACGTGATCTCTGGTGACCTAGAGATCGGCGGACAAGAGCACTTCTACCTAGAAACTCAAATCAGTAGCGTGATGCCCACTGAAGATGGCGGCATGATCGTGTACACCTCGACACAAAACCCGACCGAAGTTCAAAAACTGGTTGCGGAAGTGATTGGCGTACCGATGCACAAAGTCGTGATTGATATGCGTCGTATGGGTGGTGGTTTCGGTGGTAAAGAGACTCAAGCGGCCTCTCCAGCATGTATGGCTGCGGTTATTGCCCACCTTACAGGCCGACCGACCAAAATGCGTCTGCTGCGTAACGAAGACATGCAGCAAACCGGTAAACGCCACCCGTTCTACAATCAATATACGATCGGCTTTGACGACAATGGTGTGATTCAAGGTGCCGACATTACCGTTGCAGGTAACTGTGGTTACTCACCAGACTTATCAAGCTCAATCGTAGACCGCGCGATGTTCCACTCAGACAACGCTTATTACCTAGGCGATGCAACAGTGGTCGGTCACCGATGCAAAACCAACACAGCATCGAACACCGCATATCGTGGCTTTGGTGGCCCGCAAGGCATGATGACAATCGAGCACATCATGGACGAGATTGCGCGTTACCTGAAAAAAGATCCTTTGGAAGTACGTAAGGCGAACTACTACGGCGAAGAAGGCCGTAACGTAACCCATTACTACCAAACCGTTGAAGACAACTTTTTACCTGAGATAACCGAACAGCTTGAACGCAGCAGTGACTATCACGCACGTCGTAAAGACATCGCTGAGTTCAACAAGCAAAGCCCTATCTTGAAGAAAGGCCTTGCTATCACGCCAGTGAAATTCGGTATCTCGTTTACTGCGACTTTCTTGAACCAAGCAGGTGCGCTCATCCATATCTACACCGATGGCAGTATTCATTTGAATCACGGTGGTACGGAAATGGGGCAAGGCTTGAACATCAAAGTGGCACAAATCGTTGCACAGGAGTTCCAAGTCGATGTCGAACGTATCCAGATCACCGCTACAAACACAGACAAAGTTCCGAACACATCACCAACCGCAGCCTCATCGGGCGCCGACCTCAACGGTAAGGCCGCGCAAAACGCCGCAATAACCATTAAGCAGCGCCTGATCGACTTCGCTTCTTCGCACTTCAAAGTGTGGCCTGAAGAAGTGGTGTTTAAGAACGGCATAGTGCAGATTCGCGACGAGATCATGACCTTCAACTCATTTGTTGAGCTGGCATGGTTTAACCAAGTTTCGCTATCGAGCACCGGCTTCTACCGTACTCCAAAGATCTATTACGATCACGAGAAAGCACGCGGTCGCCCGTTCTACTACTACGCGTATGGCGCTTCTTGTTCAGAGGTCATCATCGATACCCTAACTGGCGAAAACAAGATTCTTCGAGTCGATATTCTGCATGACGTGGGCGCTTCATTGAACCCAGCAATTGATATCGGCCAAGTCGAAGGTGGTTTTGTGCAAGGTGTCGGTTGGTTAACAACGGAGGAGTTGGTTTGGAACCAACAAGGCCGCTTAATGACCAATGGCCCGGCGAGTTACAAGATCCCTGCGATTGCTGATATGCCGATTGATTTCAGAACGCACCTTTTGGAAAACCGCAGCAACCCAGAGGACACAGTATTCAACTCGAAAGCCGTGGGTGAACCCCCTTTCATGTTGGGTATGTCGGTATGGAGCGCACTGAAAGATGCGATTAGCTATGTCGCTGTCGATGGTGCGATTCCTAAGCTCAACACACCTGCAACGCCAGAACGCATTCTGATGGCGATACAGGAAGTCACTGAAACGGCTCCGACTTCGGTCGATGCACAATCAGAAACGGCTTAG
- the xdhC gene encoding xanthine dehydrogenase accessory protein XdhC, giving the protein MFKDNWIHELAKLEENYEPCVMVTVLEDKGSVPRDAGTKMLVTRDRIIATIGGGHLEHVATKMAREMLIASEKSLKVERFNLGARLGQCCGGMATLSFEPIGTQQNHLVLFGAGHVAKALLHIVATLPFRVTWIDEREEVFPEALPHGVKKLVSDDPVGEVKHMPPNSYYLVMTHNHQLDFDLTKAIIDREDSRYFGMIGSLTKRKKFDFRLEQRGYSQEQIETMLCPIGISAVNGKHPAEIAVSVAGELIAHYQGQALEQKRPTKQYRNQDLTDQHSQPSDVGEPPLEEKIA; this is encoded by the coding sequence ATGTTTAAGGATAATTGGATTCACGAACTGGCAAAACTGGAAGAGAACTACGAGCCATGTGTGATGGTGACAGTGCTTGAAGACAAAGGCTCAGTGCCGCGTGATGCGGGCACCAAAATGCTTGTCACTCGTGACCGAATCATCGCTACGATTGGTGGTGGTCACCTTGAACATGTGGCCACTAAAATGGCTCGCGAGATGCTGATTGCCAGCGAGAAATCACTCAAAGTGGAACGCTTCAACCTCGGTGCTCGCTTAGGCCAATGTTGTGGCGGAATGGCAACATTAAGCTTTGAACCGATTGGCACTCAACAGAACCACCTTGTGCTGTTTGGCGCAGGCCACGTTGCCAAAGCGCTGCTGCACATTGTGGCGACTCTGCCCTTCCGCGTGACCTGGATTGATGAACGTGAAGAAGTATTCCCTGAAGCGCTACCACACGGTGTGAAAAAGCTTGTCTCAGACGATCCGGTCGGCGAAGTAAAACACATGCCGCCGAACAGTTATTACCTAGTGATGACGCACAACCACCAGCTCGATTTTGACCTAACTAAAGCCATTATCGACCGTGAAGACAGCCGTTACTTTGGCATGATTGGATCACTCACTAAGCGCAAGAAGTTCGACTTCCGCTTAGAGCAACGCGGCTATAGCCAAGAACAAATTGAAACCATGCTTTGCCCGATTGGTATAAGCGCGGTGAATGGTAAACATCCTGCAGAAATTGCGGTGTCGGTTGCGGGTGAACTGATCGCACACTATCAAGGCCAAGCGCTTGAACAAAAGCGCCCAACCAAACAATATCGAAATCAGGATTTGACCGATCAACACAGTCAACCAAGCGACGTAGGCGAACCACCATTGGAAGAGAAGATCGCCTAA